The proteins below are encoded in one region of Pongo pygmaeus isolate AG05252 chromosome 20, NHGRI_mPonPyg2-v2.0_pri, whole genome shotgun sequence:
- the LYPD3 gene encoding ly6/PLAUR domain-containing protein 3: MDPTRKAGAQAVIWTADWLLLLLLLLLRGGAQALECYSCVQKADDGCSPNKMKTVKCAPGVDVCTEAVGAVETIHGQFSLAVRGCGSGLPGKNDRGLDLHGLLAFIQLQQCAQDRCNAKLNLTSRALDPAGNESAYPPNGVECYSCVGLSREACQGTSPPVVSCYNASDHVYKGCFDGNVTLTAANVTVSLPVRGCVQDEFCTRDGVTGPGFTLSGSCCQGSRCNSDLRNKTYFSPQIPPLVRLPAPEPTTVASTISVASTTSVTTSTSAPVRPTSTSKPMPAPTSQTPRQEVEHEASRDEEPRLTGGAAGHQDRSNSGQYPAKGRPQQPHNKGCVAPMAGLAALLLAVAAGVLL; encoded by the exons ATGGACCCCACCAGGAAAGCAGGTGCCCAGGCCGTGATCTGGACCGCAgactggctgctgctgctgctgctgctgctacttcGCGGAG GAGCGCAGGCCCTGGAGTGCTACAGCTGCGTGCAGAAAGCAGATGACGGATGCTCCCCGAACAAGATGAAGACAGTGAAGTGCGCGCCGGGCGTGGACGTCTGCACCGAGGCCGTGGGGGCGGTGGAGACCA TCCACGGACAATTCTCGCTGGCAGTGCGGGGTTGCGGTTCGGGACTCCCCGGCAAGAATGACCGCGGCCTGGATCTTCACGGGCTTCTGGCATTCATCCAGCTGCAGCAATGCGCTCAGGATCGCTGCAACGCCAAGCTCAACCTCACCTCGCGGGCGCTCGACCCGGCAG GTAACGAGAGTGCATACCCGCCCAACGGCGTGGAGTGCTACAGCTGTGTGGGCCTGAGCCGGGAGGCGTGCCAGGGTACATCGCCGCCGGTCGTGAGCTGCTACAACGCCAGCGATCATGTCTACAAGGGCTGCTTCGACGGCAACGTCACCTTGACGGCAG CTAATGTGACCGTGTCCTTGCCTGTCCGGGGCTGTGTCCAGGATGAATTCTGCACTCGGGATGGAGTAACAGGTCCAGGGTTCACGCTCAGTGGCTCCTGTTGCCAGGGGTCCCGCTGTAACTCTGACCTCCGCAACAAGACCTACTTCTCCCCTCAAATCCCACCCCTTGTCCGGCTGCCCGCTCCAGAGCCCACGACTGTGGCCTCAACCATATCTGTGGCCTCAACCACGTCTGTCACCACTTCTACCTCGGCCCCAGTGAGACCCACATCCACCAGCAAACCCATGCCAGCCCCAACCAGTCAGACTCCGAGACAGGAAGTAGAACACGAGGCCTCCCGGGATGAGGAGCCCAGGTTGACTGGAGGCGCCGCTGGCCACCAGGACCGCAGCAATTCGGGGCAGTATCCTGCAAAAGGGAGGCCCCAGCAGCCCCATAATAAAGGCTGTGTGGCTCCCATGGCTGGATTGGCAGCCCTTCTGTTGGCCGTGGCTGCTGGTGTCCTGCTGTGA